One window of Desulfuromonadaceae bacterium genomic DNA carries:
- a CDS encoding DUF2318 domain-containing protein: MTVENTKKAQFTQAKKKSKGLLVIVALLVVVGTGSFWLLWGEQKSKLVIPVNGSVRVPVSAVSDGKAHFFRVAVATGDVEFFIVKSVDGEIRSAFDTCDVCYKEGKGYRQEGATMVCNNCNQVFPVNRINEVKGGCNPVPLERKITADSVVIQLAALEQGRHYFTPL, from the coding sequence GTGACCGTTGAAAACACCAAAAAAGCCCAATTTACGCAAGCGAAAAAGAAATCCAAAGGACTGCTTGTCATTGTTGCCCTGTTGGTCGTCGTCGGGACAGGATCATTCTGGTTATTGTGGGGGGAGCAGAAGTCAAAACTGGTGATCCCGGTCAACGGATCAGTCCGCGTGCCGGTGTCGGCGGTGTCTGACGGTAAAGCGCATTTCTTCCGCGTTGCCGTCGCGACCGGTGATGTTGAATTTTTTATTGTCAAAAGCGTTGACGGAGAGATTCGCTCGGCATTCGATACGTGTGATGTCTGTTACAAAGAAGGTAAAGGGTACCGCCAGGAGGGTGCGACGATGGTATGCAACAACTGCAATCAGGTTTTTCCCGTTAATCGCATCAATGAAGTCAAGGGCGGATGCAATCCCGTCCCGCTGGAGAGGAAGATAACCGCCGACAGCGTCGTTATTCAGTTGGCCGCTCTGGAGCAGGGCCGTCACTATTTCACTCCTTTG